From the Burkholderia glumae LMG 2196 = ATCC 33617 genome, one window contains:
- a CDS encoding FUSC family protein — MPAGAPSRSLADAPGKDALARADRARRRRHPDRAILSGYHRENPSRPAGAVPPTPGGSRTRLAGRTPGRRPRHGCARGALNAGPRCPNLGDRPRAARRSARKSSIMIAACSRAISRVRTHDPAFARLRVALRSTLASLLTAVIGILAGLPHHDAPTMAAPGALFAMIAPLFLREARCSSWFVSLAMLGACAGTAFAAAAAVAAQPALRGAGSLLAVFIGVLCQSLGTRAVGAATLTLVCFYLGLYLHPAGQRRLDMLAVMAVAPVVVAFVGRVVIPAERAEAPPPAFARTLPHGVAAAKAWAAAALRCAADLLLSGRPGDRPLAERLAHRLHRLAWRPALAATLAALLAMLAGNAMSEERSMWAVISTFVVFLGTTSYQGTRERILKRLAGTLAGAAASVLLITACGHQPWLLAAAIIGSVFGWAYYILHAYARGVFFITMLVGLLYGQLGFAIVPLARLRIEEVLAGCLISLAMALLLMPSAGAPARLAPRSR; from the coding sequence ATGCCGGCCGGCGCGCCGTCCCGCAGTCTCGCCGATGCGCCAGGCAAAGACGCGCTGGCCCGCGCTGACCGCGCGCGCCGCCGGCGACATCCCGATCGCGCAATTTTGTCCGGCTATCATCGGGAAAACCCGAGCCGCCCGGCCGGCGCCGTACCCCCGACGCCGGGCGGCTCGCGGACTCGCCTCGCCGGGCGCACGCCAGGCCGGAGACCCCGGCACGGCTGCGCCCGAGGCGCCCTCAACGCCGGGCCACGGTGCCCGAACCTCGGCGACAGGCCACGAGCCGCACGCCGATCTGCACGGAAATCGTCGATCATGATCGCCGCCTGCTCACGCGCAATCAGCCGCGTCCGCACCCATGACCCCGCGTTCGCGCGCCTGCGGGTTGCCCTGCGCTCGACGCTCGCCAGCCTGCTGACGGCCGTCATCGGCATCCTCGCGGGACTGCCGCATCACGATGCGCCCACCATGGCCGCCCCCGGTGCGCTGTTCGCCATGATCGCGCCGCTGTTCCTGCGCGAGGCCCGCTGCTCGAGCTGGTTCGTCTCGCTCGCGATGCTTGGCGCCTGCGCCGGCACCGCCTTCGCGGCCGCCGCCGCGGTCGCCGCGCAACCCGCGCTGCGCGGCGCCGGCTCACTGCTTGCCGTGTTCATCGGCGTGCTCTGCCAATCGCTCGGCACACGCGCGGTGGGCGCCGCGACGCTGACCCTGGTGTGCTTCTACCTCGGCCTGTATCTGCATCCGGCCGGCCAGCGGCGGCTGGACATGCTGGCCGTGATGGCAGTCGCGCCGGTCGTGGTCGCCTTCGTGGGCCGCGTCGTCATTCCGGCGGAGCGGGCCGAGGCGCCGCCACCGGCGTTCGCGCGCACGCTGCCTCACGGCGTCGCGGCGGCCAAGGCCTGGGCCGCCGCCGCGCTGCGCTGCGCGGCCGATCTGCTCCTGAGCGGACGGCCCGGCGACCGGCCGCTCGCCGAGCGGCTCGCGCATCGGCTGCACCGGCTCGCGTGGCGCCCCGCCCTGGCCGCCACGCTCGCGGCGCTGCTGGCCATGCTGGCCGGCAACGCGATGTCGGAAGAACGCTCGATGTGGGCCGTCATCAGCACCTTCGTGGTGTTTCTCGGCACGACCTCTTACCAGGGCACGCGCGAGCGCATCTTGAAACGGCTGGCCGGCACGCTGGCCGGCGCGGCGGCCAGCGTGCTGCTGATCACCGCGTGCGGGCACCAGCCGTGGCTGCTGGCCGCCGCGATCATCGGGTCGGTGTTCGGCTGGGCCTACTACATCCTGCATGCCTATGCGCGCGGCGTGTTCTTCATCACGATGCTGGTCGGGCTGCTGTACGGCCAACTGGGCTTCGCCATCGTGCCGCTGGCGCGCCTGCGCATCGAGGAAGTCCTCGCCGGCTGCCTGATTTCCCTGGCGATGGCGCTGCTGCTGATGCCCTCGGCCGGCGCGCCCGCGAGGCTGGCGCCGCGCAGCCGGTGA
- a CDS encoding GGDEF domain-containing protein: MERHMHALLDTVRHNERVLQRFQQIELRLVSATDFAVFHDTLVEALAQAFELPFVTLWLNEDILLVREMLDAVSRAKPAAQAVLRGRLDALAGALPGEPGQPWLGAGAELGETALAVLYGGSEVPASVAVLPLHQEHGVNGYLCLGSRDPERFSVGKATDLLERFAAFVSAGVVNVAHREQVARYGMTDMLTNLPNRRYFDSRIHDEMQRSARAKSPVACLFIDVDHFKRVNDTYGHAVGDRALAAIGACIRKTVRHGDTVARYGGEEFVVLVRGDAVHACSVAERVRAAVAALVAAEVRGDPVGLTVSIGVAVGNVGEIADGEAGAATRLVEHADQALYVAKHGGRNCVVLHRAAPEPASPCAPQAPALPAP, from the coding sequence TTGGAAAGGCACATGCACGCGCTGCTCGACACGGTTCGCCACAACGAGCGTGTGCTGCAGCGGTTTCAGCAGATCGAACTGCGGCTCGTGAGTGCCACCGATTTCGCGGTGTTTCACGACACGCTGGTCGAGGCGCTGGCGCAGGCCTTCGAACTGCCGTTCGTGACCTTGTGGCTCAACGAGGACATCTTGCTCGTTCGCGAGATGCTCGATGCCGTGTCGCGCGCGAAGCCGGCCGCGCAGGCGGTGCTGCGCGGCCGGCTCGACGCGCTCGCCGGCGCGCTGCCCGGCGAGCCCGGCCAGCCCTGGCTAGGCGCGGGTGCCGAACTCGGCGAGACGGCTCTTGCCGTGCTCTACGGCGGCTCGGAAGTGCCCGCCAGCGTCGCCGTGCTGCCGCTGCATCAGGAGCACGGCGTCAACGGCTATCTGTGCCTAGGCAGTCGCGACCCCGAGCGTTTCAGCGTCGGCAAGGCGACGGATCTGCTGGAGCGCTTCGCGGCCTTCGTCAGCGCCGGGGTGGTCAACGTCGCGCATCGCGAGCAGGTGGCCCGCTACGGCATGACCGACATGCTCACGAACCTGCCGAATCGCCGCTATTTCGACAGCCGCATCCACGACGAGATGCAGCGCTCGGCGAGAGCGAAGTCGCCGGTCGCCTGCCTGTTCATCGACGTCGACCACTTCAAGCGCGTCAACGATACCTACGGCCATGCCGTGGGTGACCGCGCGCTTGCCGCGATCGGCGCCTGCATTCGCAAGACGGTGCGCCACGGCGATACGGTCGCGCGCTACGGCGGCGAGGAATTCGTCGTGCTGGTGCGCGGCGATGCCGTCCACGCCTGCAGCGTCGCCGAGCGCGTGCGCGCGGCGGTGGCGGCGCTGGTGGCCGCGGAGGTGCGGGGCGACCCGGTCGGCCTGACGGTGTCGATCGGCGTGGCGGTCGGCAACGTCGGCGAGATCGCCGACGGCGAAGCCGGCGCCGCCACGCGGCTCGTGGAGCACGCCGACCAGGCGCTCTACGTCGCCAAGCACGGCGGCCGCAATTGCGTGGTGCTGCACCGCGCGGCGCCGGAGCCCGCTTCCCCCTGCGCGCCGCAGGCGCCGGCCCTGCCGGCGCCTTGA
- a CDS encoding thioester reductase domain-containing protein has translation MTRNVDTIYHLTPLQRGMLHHSRLDPASGVYVEQFSCLLHGPLDGARFRRAWETVVHRHDVLKTLFLRLHEEKPLQAVRHTVSVPFETLDWRAEPADAQARRFDVLLAEDRARGFDFGVAPLMRITLAVLGEACHRFLWTYHHAILDGWSMPLLLEEVFRAYAHPDNPLPPVGRDFRDYAAWLRGYDGARALDYWRERLQDYRSPARFAPSVMPTAAPGAPARRTLASSISTMPPDWIEAATRSCRTARITLNTLCQGAWAVLLARHAGRDDVVGGMVVSGRSADLDGIERMAGLFINTLPWRATLDGELDVAAWLRRLQADTQALEQHAYSALTDVLRCSGVPRQQALFETLYVFENYPGRDAFDRLAASCGLRIEEPRAREETSYALALVVLPGDTLTFQLTYDTARFDAAFIDRLAARYRQLLETIGDGAPRRLRELVLEADAPALPAARPAPEAARGTTLQDRIAAHAARTPERIAFVRLGDPGLSGEACAVTYGALAARVARAARQWRSFGYRPGERVLIACNEPVMALVLLLSGLSCGIDCVIADADLQSCAFDAVADGGWSPEPLRSCVTASQCSPVTGIVCCVFDERDPMYGRGDGAAADRADCGDGAAPVPGACSLLRQDAAGDWRVVRYTQAQIAEAARVFETTFPVGRAHALALGEGPLSHTTLWTALAALGAGLSLHQIASAGDPAFLRRAASPDMHWHGVVLSPDATRRIASAAAGLPDGALQADWLIVDARALTHQDASRLAALAPGARAVRRLCWPAWSLPHASASAAPEQIAHAGPVLPGATVFVADTHLNRAGVDALGQLVVTGHSVPDLMLRNGMPDREGLVATRDGTWLRTTLEAWQSAHGCRLRLPDGGDAADGAGSGWRDLEHEIARAAGLDEAVLVERIGADGEWETVLFHCEAAADAAEIARRIAGRRGVPALPAGSIVALAALPRNASGGVDRARLIAGDVALRKDQGRTAPRDAVETAIHEIWCELLKREQIGVHDDYFELGGDSLQATVMLYQLNERLQQQLEMDALLAAPTIAALAARIAGGPSGQAAPIDLPAEAVLDPAIAIGRPYLPRPYRSVLLTGATGFLGVHLLETLLATTDVRVLCLVRADDAAAGARRIEAAMRAHGRWDARHAARIAAVPGDLGEPNLGLSAAAFDALASEIDAIYHNGALVNFVYPYASLKQVNVLGTQDIVRLASLHRVSPIHYVSTVGTLDRHADALPETLAVPYHEHLTSGYEQSKWVAEQLLAQAQARGVPVTVYRPARIVGHAATGRMNLDDLFCRLIKGIVTFGKAPRDVGFDNILPVDLVSRIIVTASFEPAAAGSGVHVVNPRWNSMDALVDFIEDEGFPIERMDYDSWLAALAEHVRHDPSHALAMLIPVLRKLNPAADPTIGRILPIDTTQLMRVAGDVLAASFRPTNDWLRVFFDHFYEVGFMVRPQPLPRRSGLASGV, from the coding sequence ATGACGAGAAACGTCGATACGATCTACCATCTCACGCCGCTGCAGCGCGGCATGCTGCATCACTCGCGGCTCGATCCCGCTTCCGGCGTGTATGTCGAGCAGTTCTCCTGCCTGCTGCACGGCCCGCTCGACGGGGCGCGCTTTCGGCGCGCGTGGGAAACCGTGGTGCACCGCCACGACGTGCTGAAGACGCTGTTTCTCCGCCTGCACGAGGAAAAGCCGCTGCAGGCCGTGCGCCACACGGTGAGCGTGCCGTTCGAGACGCTCGACTGGCGCGCCGAGCCCGCCGACGCGCAGGCGCGCCGGTTCGACGTGCTGCTCGCCGAGGATCGGGCGCGCGGTTTCGATTTCGGCGTCGCGCCGCTGATGCGCATCACGCTGGCCGTGCTCGGCGAGGCGTGCCACCGGTTCCTCTGGACCTACCATCACGCGATCCTCGACGGCTGGTCGATGCCGCTGCTGCTCGAGGAGGTGTTTCGTGCCTATGCGCACCCGGATAATCCGCTGCCGCCGGTCGGCCGCGACTTTCGCGACTACGCGGCCTGGCTGCGCGGCTATGACGGCGCGCGCGCGCTCGACTACTGGCGCGAGCGGCTGCAGGACTATCGCTCGCCGGCGCGCTTCGCGCCGTCGGTGATGCCGACCGCGGCGCCCGGCGCGCCGGCGCGCCGCACGCTCGCCTCGTCGATCAGCACCATGCCGCCGGACTGGATCGAGGCCGCGACGCGCAGCTGCCGCACTGCCCGCATCACGCTCAATACGCTGTGCCAGGGCGCGTGGGCGGTGCTGCTCGCGCGCCATGCCGGCCGCGACGACGTCGTCGGCGGAATGGTGGTGTCGGGCCGCTCGGCCGACCTGGACGGCATCGAGCGGATGGCCGGCCTGTTCATCAACACGCTGCCCTGGCGCGCGACGCTCGACGGCGAGCTCGACGTCGCCGCCTGGCTGCGCCGTCTGCAGGCCGATACCCAGGCGCTCGAGCAGCATGCGTACAGCGCGCTGACCGACGTGCTGCGCTGCAGTGGCGTGCCGCGCCAGCAGGCGCTGTTCGAGACGCTCTACGTGTTCGAGAACTACCCGGGCAGGGATGCCTTCGACCGGCTGGCGGCGAGTTGCGGGCTGCGGATCGAGGAGCCGCGCGCGCGCGAGGAAACCAGCTATGCGCTCGCGCTCGTGGTCCTGCCCGGCGATACGCTGACGTTCCAGCTGACCTACGACACCGCGCGTTTCGACGCCGCGTTCATCGACCGCCTCGCCGCACGCTATCGCCAGTTGCTGGAGACGATCGGCGACGGCGCGCCGCGCCGCCTGCGCGAACTCGTGCTCGAGGCCGACGCGCCGGCATTGCCAGCCGCCCGGCCGGCACCCGAAGCCGCGCGCGGTACGACCTTGCAGGACCGGATCGCCGCGCATGCGGCCCGCACGCCCGAGCGCATCGCGTTCGTGCGGCTGGGCGACCCCGGCCTGTCCGGCGAGGCGTGCGCCGTCACCTACGGCGCGCTCGCCGCGCGCGTGGCGCGGGCGGCCCGTCAATGGCGCAGCTTCGGCTACCGGCCGGGCGAACGGGTGCTGATCGCGTGCAACGAACCGGTCATGGCGCTGGTTCTGCTGCTGTCCGGCCTCAGTTGCGGGATCGATTGCGTGATCGCCGATGCCGATCTGCAGTCGTGCGCGTTCGATGCGGTGGCCGACGGCGGCTGGAGCCCCGAGCCGTTGCGCAGTTGCGTGACGGCCAGCCAGTGTTCGCCGGTGACCGGCATCGTCTGCTGCGTGTTCGACGAGCGGGACCCGATGTACGGGCGCGGCGACGGCGCAGCCGCCGATCGGGCGGACTGCGGTGACGGCGCCGCTCCGGTGCCGGGCGCCTGTTCGCTGTTGCGTCAGGACGCGGCGGGCGACTGGCGCGTCGTGCGCTATACGCAGGCCCAGATCGCCGAGGCGGCGCGGGTGTTCGAAACCACCTTCCCGGTGGGCCGTGCGCACGCGCTGGCGCTGGGCGAGGGGCCGCTGTCGCACACGACCTTGTGGACCGCGCTGGCCGCCCTGGGCGCCGGCTTGTCGCTGCACCAGATCGCGTCGGCCGGCGATCCGGCGTTCCTGCGCCGCGCCGCGTCCCCGGACATGCACTGGCACGGCGTCGTGCTGAGCCCGGACGCGACCCGCCGCATCGCGAGCGCGGCCGCCGGGCTGCCGGACGGCGCGCTGCAGGCGGACTGGCTGATCGTCGACGCACGCGCGTTGACGCACCAGGACGCGAGCAGACTCGCCGCGCTGGCGCCCGGCGCGCGGGCCGTGCGCCGGCTGTGCTGGCCCGCCTGGTCGCTGCCGCATGCGAGCGCGTCGGCCGCGCCAGAGCAGATCGCGCACGCCGGGCCGGTGTTGCCCGGCGCGACGGTATTCGTCGCCGACACGCATCTGAATCGGGCCGGCGTGGACGCGCTGGGCCAGCTCGTGGTGACCGGGCATTCGGTTCCCGACCTGATGCTGCGCAATGGCATGCCGGATCGCGAGGGCCTGGTCGCGACGCGCGACGGTACATGGCTGCGCACCACGCTCGAGGCGTGGCAGAGTGCGCACGGCTGTCGGCTGCGGCTACCCGACGGCGGCGACGCGGCCGATGGCGCGGGCTCCGGCTGGCGCGATCTCGAGCACGAGATCGCCCGCGCCGCGGGGCTCGACGAGGCGGTGCTGGTGGAGCGGATCGGCGCCGACGGCGAGTGGGAGACCGTGTTGTTTCATTGCGAGGCCGCCGCGGACGCAGCCGAGATCGCGCGCCGCATCGCCGGCCGGCGCGGCGTGCCGGCGCTGCCGGCCGGCTCGATCGTCGCGCTCGCCGCGCTGCCGCGCAACGCGAGCGGCGGCGTCGATCGCGCCCGGCTGATTGCCGGTGATGTCGCGCTACGCAAGGATCAAGGCCGCACGGCGCCGCGCGACGCGGTCGAAACGGCGATTCACGAAATCTGGTGCGAGCTGCTCAAGCGCGAACAGATCGGCGTTCACGACGACTACTTCGAGCTCGGCGGCGATTCGCTGCAGGCGACCGTGATGCTCTACCAGCTCAACGAGCGGCTGCAGCAGCAGCTCGAGATGGACGCGCTGCTCGCCGCGCCGACGATCGCCGCGCTTGCCGCACGCATCGCGGGCGGCCCGTCCGGGCAGGCCGCGCCGATCGATTTGCCGGCCGAGGCGGTGCTCGACCCGGCGATCGCGATCGGGCGCCCGTACCTGCCGCGCCCGTATCGCAGCGTGCTGTTGACCGGCGCCACCGGCTTTCTCGGCGTGCATCTGCTCGAGACGCTGCTCGCCACGACCGACGTCCGCGTGCTATGCCTCGTTCGCGCCGACGATGCCGCCGCCGGCGCACGGCGCATCGAGGCGGCGATGCGCGCGCACGGCCGGTGGGACGCGCGCCATGCGGCGCGCATCGCGGCCGTGCCCGGCGATCTCGGCGAGCCGAACCTCGGCTTGTCCGCGGCGGCGTTCGACGCGCTCGCGAGCGAGATCGATGCGATTTATCACAACGGCGCGTTGGTCAACTTCGTCTATCCATACGCGAGCTTGAAGCAGGTCAACGTGCTCGGCACGCAGGACATCGTCCGGCTCGCAAGCCTGCATCGCGTGAGCCCGATCCACTACGTATCGACGGTCGGCACGCTCGACCGCCATGCGGACGCCTTGCCGGAAACGCTGGCGGTGCCGTACCACGAGCACCTGACGAGCGGCTATGAGCAGAGCAAATGGGTCGCGGAGCAACTGCTCGCGCAGGCGCAGGCGCGCGGTGTGCCCGTCACGGTCTATCGCCCGGCGCGCATCGTCGGGCATGCCGCCACCGGGCGCATGAACCTCGACGACCTGTTCTGCCGGCTGATCAAGGGCATCGTCACGTTCGGCAAGGCGCCGCGCGACGTCGGGTTCGACAACATCCTGCCGGTCGACCTGGTGAGCCGGATCATCGTAACCGCGTCGTTCGAGCCGGCGGCCGCGGGCAGCGGCGTGCACGTGGTCAACCCGCGCTGGAACTCGATGGATGCACTCGTCGACTTCATCGAGGACGAGGGCTTCCCGATCGAGCGAATGGACTACGACAGCTGGCTCGCCGCGCTGGCCGAGCACGTGCGCCATGATCCGTCGCATGCGCTGGCGATGCTGATCCCGGTGCTGCGCAAGCTGAACCCGGCCGCGGACCCGACCATCGGCCGCATCCTGCCGATCGACACGACGCAACTGATGCGCGTTGCCGGCGACGTGCTCGCGGCGAGTTTCCGGCCGACCAACGACTGGCTGCGCGTCTTCTTCGACCACTTCTACGAGGTCGGCTTCATGGTGCGGCCGCAGCCGCTGCCGCGCAGGTCCGGATTGGCGTCGGGCGTTTGA
- a CDS encoding carbonic anhydrase gives MQNLIDGFIRFQKEVYPTRSELFQKLANSQDPKVLFITCSDSRVVPELLMQGQPGDLFVIRNAGNIVPSYGPEPGGVSATVEYAVAVLGVRDIVICGHSDCGAMKAISTCMCLDHLPAVGNWLRHADAARAVNGSREYDSPERRLDALVRDNIVAQLANIRTHPGVALGLAQKRLNLHGWVYDIRAGAIDALDGETGEFLALAEHRSVCALRTHC, from the coding sequence ATGCAGAATCTGATCGACGGCTTTATCCGGTTCCAGAAAGAGGTGTATCCCACCCGTTCGGAGCTTTTCCAGAAACTTGCCAACAGTCAGGACCCGAAGGTCCTGTTCATCACCTGCTCGGACAGCCGCGTGGTGCCCGAATTGCTGATGCAGGGCCAGCCCGGCGACCTGTTCGTGATCCGCAACGCGGGCAACATCGTGCCCTCGTATGGCCCGGAGCCGGGCGGCGTGTCGGCGACGGTCGAATACGCGGTGGCCGTGCTCGGCGTGCGCGACATCGTGATCTGCGGCCACTCGGACTGCGGCGCGATGAAGGCGATCTCGACCTGCATGTGTCTCGATCATCTGCCGGCGGTCGGCAACTGGCTGCGCCACGCCGATGCGGCGCGCGCCGTCAACGGGTCGCGCGAGTACGATTCGCCCGAGCGCCGGCTCGATGCGCTGGTGCGCGACAACATCGTTGCCCAGCTGGCCAACATCCGCACCCATCCGGGCGTCGCGCTGGGGCTCGCGCAAAAGCGCCTCAATCTCCACGGCTGGGTCTACGACATCCGGGCCGGCGCGATCGACGCGCTCGACGGCGAAACGGGCGAATTTCTCGCGCTGGCCGAACATCGTTCCGTCTGCGCGCTGCGCACGCATTGCTGA